In a single window of the Candoia aspera isolate rCanAsp1 chromosome 14, rCanAsp1.hap2, whole genome shotgun sequence genome:
- the MARF1 gene encoding meiosis regulator and mRNA stability factor 1 isoform X3, whose product MEGNIAENVCPRSLGWLQRQDNDAKPWLWKFSNCFSATEPNLPLAAKTNKSMESQKVAAELREAPSVHHAALQPFAALPLPDVHSLQPKQIQLPPNPKPSRENLVEAAKIWPDIPPPSTQVAPLSLPMCNGCGTKGARKEKSLLLASSFGQLPPKHGSPEIAISNQLLENLPPIGVFWDIENCSVPSGRSAVAVVQRIREKFFKGHREAEFICVCDISKENKEVIEELNNCQVTVAHINATAKNAADDKLRQSLRRFADTHAAPATVVLVSTDVNFALELSDLRHRHGFHIILVHKNQASEALLHHAHELIRFEEFISDLPPRLPLKKTACHTLLYVYNLPTNRDSKSVCLRLRRLSDNCGGKVLTVSGSSAILRFLSQDSAERAQKRMENEDVFGNRITVSFTPKNRELAETKNAGSSTADKVKSPKKANRNAKLCLMSRMANDPSSTTKTVVGKGLQGHGSVPKNTTVKSLQELCHLESKAGRSSENRQDHLKEGVPSLHISATTASSVPLAIRKGGTGEPIHKNNPKKDTTAARSVNSSPVHKKEEENAFQVSYPSAFSMLAAPRQHSPILISQSCWSSRSVSPNLSNRSSPLTLNVINSSSSTDCPDPFANGADLQIGNLDYRLSRKELQQALQDTFTRHGKVKNVELSPHTDYQLKAVVQMENLQEAITAVNSLHRYKIGNKRIQVSLATGAASKCLALISSEAMSILQDAPACCLPLSKFTEIYEKKFGHKLNVSDLHKLTDVVAIRDQGNGRLVCLLPSSQARQSPLGSSQSHDGSSANCSPITFEELEYHEPVCKQHCTNKDFSKPDFDPDSYKVPFVVHSLKTFAPQVHSLLQTHEGTVPLLSFLDCYASEFSTLETVQEGHGGVPLEHLITCVPGVNIATAQSGIKVVKWIHNKPPPPTAEPWLLRSKSPVGNPQLIQFSREVVDLLKNQPSCIMSVSKFIPMYHHHFAKQCRVSDYGYSKLMELLESVPHVLQILGIGTKRFLTLTHRAQVKRFTQDLLKLLKSQASKRVVVREFLHAYHWCFSKDWDVTEYGVCELVDLISEIPDTTICLSQQENEMVICIPKRERTKEETERTKGFCKEVVDLLRHQPYFRMPFNKFIPSYHHHFGRQCKLAYYGFTKLLELFEAIPEILQVLECGEEKILTLTETEHVKALAAQFVKLLRSQKDKCLMMADVLAEYAKTFGYPLRLQDYDVGSVPALVQKLCHVIKVVDTESGKQLQLINKKSLRTLTSQLLVLLMTLDEATVISVEELKRRYEAAQATALNPCEYGFMTFIDLLMSVPYFIEVFIDGEAERVKLTDLYVFAKKVRLLLHTYHYQQIFLHEFSTAYSKYTGETLHPKTYGYSNIEDLLGAIPSVVWIKGHGHKRIVVLKNDMKTRFSSPSLPLADENYENELADGDGQATKAAGVNKSLDLILEAPNVVSSQTEQELLCLTNTSPVDLLCEPVPSCLPSPQLRPDPVVLESADLIRFEEHSPTPSEITMGLEEEKAAGPSEANKDISHFPEASKPSENRLAPPCPSSEHQGCREAAESPARKQHKNRVKLAANFSFAPVTKL is encoded by the exons ATGGAAGGAAATATAGCGGAGAACGTCTGTCCTAGATCACTCGGATGGCTTCAGCGGCAAGATAATGATGCTAAGCCCTGGCTCTGGAAATTttctaactgcttttcagctactgAACCGAATCTTCCTCTCGCTGCAAAAACG AACAAGTCCATGGAGAGTCAGAAAGTGGCCGCAGAGTTGAGGGAGGCCCCGTCGGTTCACCACGCCGCTCTGCAGCCGTTTGCAGCCCTGCCCCTCCCCGACGTTCACTCCCTCCAGCcaaagcaaatccagcttccgccCAATCCTAAA CCATCCAGAGAAAATCTAGTGGAGGCAGCTAAAATATGGCCGGATATTCCTCCTCCAAGCACCCAGGTGGCACCTCTCTCTCTCCCGATGTGTAATGGCTGCGGAACCAAAGgagcaaggaaagagaaaagcctCCTGTTGGCCAGCAGCTTTGGCCAGCTGCCCCCCAAGCATG GATCTCCAGAAATCGCCATCTCAAACCAGTTACTGGAAAACCTGCCTCCCATTGGGGTCTTCTGGGACATTGAGAACTGTTCCGTCCCTTCTGGTCGGTCGGCTGTGGCCGTGGTCCAGCGCATCCGGGAAAAGTTTTTTAAGGGCCACAGAGAGGCCGAGTTCATTTGCGTGTGCGACATTAGTAAAGAGAACAAGGAAGTTATTGAAGAGCTGAACAACTGTCAG gtGACCGTTGCGCACATCAACGCCACAGCCAAGAACGCTGCTGATGACAAACTCAGACAAAGCCTCAGGAGATTTGCAGATACGCACGCTGCACCGGCCACTGTGGTCCTTGTGTCAA CTGACGTCAACTTCGCGCTAGAACTCAGCGACTTGAGGCACCGCCACGGCTTCCACATAATCCTGGTGCATAAGAATCAAGCTTCAGAAGCACTCTTGCATCATGCCCATGAGCTGATCAGATTTGAAGAATTTATTTCCGATTTGCCTCCAAGATTACCTTTGAAAAAAACA GCATGTCACACTCTGTTATACGTTTACAACCTGCCAACAAACCGCGATAGCAAAAGCGTCTGCCTCAGACTTCGGCGCTTGTCGGACAACTGTGGGGGGAAAGTCTTGACTGTTTCCGGCAGCAGTGCAATCCTCCGCTTCCTCAGTCAGGATAGCGCTGAGCGAGCTCAGAAGCGAATGGAGAACGAAGATGTTTTCGGCAACAGGATAACGGTGTCTTTCACCCCCAAGAACCGAGAGCTGGCGGAAACCAAGAATGCGGGCTCTTCCACAGCAGACAAAGTGAAGTCCCCCAAGAAAGCGAACCGAAACGCAAAGCTGTGTCTCATGAGCCGAATGGCAAACGATCCGTCTTCAACTACCAAGACCGTGGTCGGAAAAGGCCTTCAGGGACACGGGTCCGTTCCAAAGAACACCACCGTTAAAAGCTTACAG GAACTGTGTCACTTGGAATCAAAAGCGGGAAGGAGCTCTGAAAACCGGCAAGACCATCTGAAAGAGGGAGTTCCTTCGTTGCACATCAGTGCGACCACTGCAAGCTCTGTCCCCCTGGCCATCAGAAAGGGAGGAACGGGGGAACCCATTCATAAAAACAATCCAAA GAAAGATACGACGGCAGCCAGAAGCGTCAACAGCTCCCCAGTAcacaagaaggaagaggagaacgCCTTCCAAGTCAGCTACCCTTCAGCTTTCAGCATGCTGGCAGCCCCAAGACAGCACAGCCCCATTCTGATCTCTCAGAGTTGTTGGTCATCAAG GAGCGTGTCTCCAAACCTTTCCAACAGGTCTTCTCCGCTCACTTTGAACGTCATAAATTCTTCCAGCAGTACAGACTGCCCAGATCCATTTGCAAATGGAGCAGACCTTCAGATTGGCAATCTGGATTACAGGCTGTCCCGAAAAGAGCTGCAACAGGCTTTGCAGGATACCTTCACTAGGCACGGCAAG gtaaAGAATGTAGAACTCAGTCCTCATACTGACTATCAGTTGAAGGCTGTTGTTCAGATGGAAAATCTTCAAGAGGCTATCACTGCTGTCAACAGTCTGCACAGATATAAAATTGGTAACAAGAGGATTCAGGTTTCACTAGCTACAGGAGCTGCCAGCAAGTGCCTGGCATTAATtag TTCAGAAGCAATGTCCATTCTTCAAGATGCCCCAGCTTGCTGCCTCCCTCTTTCCAAGTTCACTGAGATTTATGAGAAAAA GTTTGGACACAAGCTAAATGTGTCAGACTTACATAAATTAACAGACGTAGTGGCGATCCGTGATCAAGGCAACGGTCGGCTTGTTTGCCTGCTACCCAGCAGCCAAGCTAGGCAGAGCCCTTTAGGATCTTCGCAATCTCACGATGGCTCCTCCGCTAATTGCAGCCCAATCACCTTCGAAGAACTGGAGTATCACGAGCCTGTTTGCAAACAGCATTGCACCAATAAAGACTTCAG CAAACCTGACTTTGATCCTGATTCCTACAAAGTTCCCTTTGTGGTTCATTCTCTGAAGACGTTTGCTCCTCAAGTTCATAGCTTGTTGCAGACCCATGAGGGGACAGTACCACTGCTGAG cttCCTAGACTGTTATGCTTCAGAATTTAGCACTCTAGAAACTGTGCAGGAAGGCCATGGAGGCGTTCCTCTGGAGCACCTTATCACCTGTGTTCCTGGTGTTAATATTGCTACAGCACAAAGTGGCATCAAAGTGGTAAAGTGGATACATAATAAACCACCACCTCCTACCGCAG AGCCTTGGCTGTTGCGCTCCAAGAGCCCTGTGGGGAATCCTCAGCTCATCCAGTTCAGTAGAGAAGTGGTTGATCTCCTTAAAAACCAGCCTTCCTGTATTATGTCTGTCAGCAAATTCATCCCCATGTACCACCACCATTTTGCCAAGCAGTGCCGTGTATCTGATTATGGGTATTCCAAGTTAATGGAGCTGCTAGAATCAGTGCCTCATGTCCTGCAG ATTCTCGGGATAGGAACCAAGCGTTTCTTGACCTTAACACACAGGGCCCAAGTGAAGCGGTTCACCCAAGATTTACTAAAGCTTCTGAAGTCCCAGGCCAGTAAGCGAGTTGTAGTCAGAGAATTCTTACATGCTTATCACTG GTGTTTCTCAAAAGACTGGGACGTGACTGAATACGGAGTGTGTGAGTTGGTTGATCTAATTTCAGAAATTCCCGACACCACCATTTGTTTGTCTCAGCAAGAAAATGAAATGGTCATCTGTATTCCTAAGAGAG AACGTACCAAGGAAGAGACTGAAAGGACAAAGGGATTCTGCAAGGAAGTGGTTGATCTGCTGCGCCACCAGCCCTATTTCCGGATGCCTTTCAACAAATTCATCCCATCCTACCACCATCACTTTGGGCGCCAGTGCAAGCTTGCTTATTACGGCTTTACCAAGCTGCTTGAACTTTTTGAAGCCATTCCCGAGATCTTACAG GTCCTGGAATGCGGAGAGGAGAAAATCCTTACGCTAACCGAGACGGAGCACGTCAAAGCCTTAGCTGCCCAGTTCGTTAAATTGCTCCGCTCGCAGAAGGATAAGTGTCTCATGATGGCAGACGTGCTTGCCGAATATGCTAAAACGTTCGGCTACCCGTTGCGCCTCCAGGACTACGACGTTGGCTCAGTTCCAGCTCTGGTGCAGAAACTTTGCCACGTCATCAAG GTCGTCGATACAGAATCGGGGAAACAGCTGCAgctgataaataaaaaatcccTCCGGACTTTGACTTCGCAGCTTCTGGTGCTTCTCATGACTCTGGACGAAGCCACCGTGATTTCTGTGGAGGAGCTTAAAAGGCGTTACGAGGCTGCCCAGGCGACTGCCCTCAACCCCTGTGAATATGGCTTCATGACATTTATCGACCTCCTGATGAGTGTGCCTTATTTTATCGAG GTTTTTATTGACGGTGAAGCAGAACGTGTGAAGCTTACGGACCTTTACGTGTTCGCCAAGAAAGTGAGATTGTTGCTTCATACCTACCATTACCAACAGATCTTCCTTCACGAGTTCTCAACAGCCTACAGCAAATACACAGGAGAAACGTTGCATCCCAAGACATATGGCTACAGCAACATTGAAGACCTCCTAGGGGCCATTCCGTCG GTAGTATGGATAAAAGGTCATGGTCATAAGAGGATTGTTGTTCTGAAGAATGACATGAAAA CTCGTTTTAGCTCTCCCAGTCTTCCTCTTGCTGATGAAAATTATGAAAAtgaacttgctgatggtgatggACAAGCTACAAAGGCAGCAGGAGTGAACAAATCCTTAGATTTAATACTGGAAGCACCAAACGTTG TCTCAAGTCAAACTGAGCAAGAACTGCTCTGCCTCACCAATACATCACCTGTTGATCTTTTATGCGAGCCGGTCccttcctgccttccctccccacaGCTGAGACCAGATCCAGTGGTTCTTGAATCCGCAGATCTCATCCGTTTTGAAGAACATTCTCCAACCCCTTCTG AGATTACGATGGGACTTGAAGAGGAGAAGGCTGCTGGTCCTTCAGAAGCTAACAAAGATATCAGCCACTTTCCTGAAGCATCTAAACCTTCAGAAAATAGGTTGGCACCGCCCTGCCCCTCGTCCGAACACCAGGGGTGCAGGGAAGCCGCAGAGAGCCCAGCTCGAAAGCAGCATAAGAACCGAGTGAAATTGGCAGCCAATTTCTCATTTGCACCTGTAACCAAGCTTTAA